The DNA window CAAATTATCCGTTAATTCCAGAATGTGACCCAGGCGTCGCAAACTCTGCAAGAGAACCCCACCACCCCCCCCCAAAATTTTTTTCTCCGGGCGGGGGGGGGGGGCGGGCCCCCCCCCGTGCCACCACCCCTCACAGCCCCCCAAAACGTTTTCCCCCCCGCTCGGGGGGGGGCTGGCCCTAGTCCGTGCCAACAGCCCTCACAGACGCTCCAAAATCGTTTTCTCCCGGCTCGGGGGGGGGGGCTGGCCCTAGCCCGTGCCAACAGCCCTCACAGACGCTCCAAAAACGTTTTCTCCCGGCTCGGGGGGGGGGCGGGCCCCAGCCCGTGCCCAAACTCTCCTGTCATCGGCGCGAAGGTGGTTGTTCAGCGCAATGGGGGGGCGGGGGGACGACTTGTGCTCTTTGATCTTGTGTTTTTCGTTTCTCACCTCCTTAGGCGCAACTTGGGTTAACTAGTTTTTTGCTGCCTAGTTTCCAGAGTCCATTAGACATTATCGGAAACCTCACCCCCCAGCCCCCTCTCCTTAACAGGAGAGGGGGAGAATTATTCCGTTGTTATGCTTAACTCCTCGACGGAACAGGCAAAAAATCTCCCTCTCTCCTGTTAAGGAGAGAGGGTCGGGGGGTGAGGTTTTGGGTTTCCGATAATGTCTAATGACTTCCGGCTTGTTCGCGATCCTCACCAATACGCGACGCAGGAGCGTCGCGGGATGCGTTCAGTTACATCGTTCCCACGCTCCGCGTGGGAATGCATCCCGCGACGCTCCTGCGTCGCGTATTGGTGGGGATCACGAACAAGCCGGAAGTCATCGCGCTATATGACCGTATGGAACGCAATCACCACAATGGATGTACCGTGTTTCGAGACACGCGACGTGGGAGCGTCGCGGGATGCGTTCCCACGCGGAGCGTAGGAACGATGTAAATAAACAGTACCTGATCTAAAACCGTCTTTATTTTGCAACCCGGAGGGTTGCCAGCCATTAGCCGGGGGTTGAGCGAAGCGATACCCCCGGATCCTGTAGAAAGAATTCACGACCCCGTGGGGGTCGCAGGATTCTAAATAACCGTTCATATTCTCCTGGGAGTGCGGCCACCTTGACCGCACAAGAGCGGGCGAGACGCCCGCGCTCCCAGGAAGAAGCCACGATCCGGGGGTGTCGCTTCGCTCAACCCCCGGCTAATAGCTGGCAACCCTCCGGGTTGCAGAACACAAAACCGAGATTTTTGGCCAGGCACTAGATAGCCATCCGCAAGACGGATGGAAACGCCTGCCCTTCATCGGCATGTGTCGCGGGTTAAGTGGATAGCCTTTCAACTCATGCCTCGCAGGTTATTCTGAAAATCATGTCCGCTAGCCAATTCCGGAAAGAATCATTGTCCTGGAATTGCTTGAAGAGCTGCGCGTCGTCTTTGAACATTGCGGTAATCACCTGTTTCAGGGCCTTGTCGTGCTCGATGCGGGCCGTGCTCGGCGTATTCTTCTTGGCATTTTGGTAGGCGAGGTTGTCGGCGACCTGGGGCGGGATTACTTCTAAAATGCGCTTTTCCACCGCTCGGGAATCAAGGAATAGTCCGCCATACAGGTCGTTAAATTGCTTGACGATGTTCGAGAGTTTGTCCAATTCCGGTTCGGCTTTTCGTCCGCTGCTTGAGGTTGGTACTGGTTCAATCTCCGCATTCGCATCGGGTAGGGCGATGGCCATGGTCGCTTTCTTCTCGGCACGGTAGCTGTCCATATCGATAGCGTCGAGAATGCCTTTAGCGAGGTCTTCTTCGGTGGGGGCGGGTAGCTTGCTGATGAGAAAATTCAGAAAAATCGAGAGTTTCTCCCAATCAGGAATGCCATACGGGAGAATTGTGGCGAGAAAGTCGTAGGTGCGGGTGAAAGTCTTCGCCTTGCCTTTAAAATCCACCTGCTGGTCTTCGTCAAGGTCGTTCATATAGACGGCCACGCAGGTATCGAGGATTGGTTCGAATTTATCGCGGGTCGCGCCGTCCAGAAAAATATTCACCAGCGCGTCGATCTGCTCGGGTGTATAAACTTGATGCTGATCCAATTCTCCCTTGAGCGTGTGAAGCTTGTTCGGGTCGGTTTCGCTGCTCAGGATCGTGGTGCGGTAGTAATCAGCGAATGATTTCTCAATGGTCTCAGTGTCATTCTGGAAATCAAGGATAAACACATCACTTTTCTTCGGGTGTGCCCGATTTAAGCGAGAGAGTGTCTGTACGGCTTTGATGTTGGACAGCATCTTGTCCACATACATCGTGTGCAACAGCGGTTCATCGTAGCCAGTTTGGAACTTGTCCGCGCAGATTAGGAAGCGATAGGGATCTTCCTGAATCCGATTGGGAATGTCATTACTCGAAAATCCATTTAGCTTCGCCTCGCTTACCGGTTCGCCGTTGTATTCCGGTTCGCCGGAGAAGGCGACGATAGCCTGATAAGGGCTTTTTATTTCCGTGAGGTAGGCGCGAAAGGCGAAGAAATACTGGATCGCCCGCTGGATGCTCCCGGTCACCACCATTGCCCGCGCCTGTCCGCCGATCTTATGCTGACCAATTACCTGTTCGATAAAGTGATCCACCATGATCTCCGCCTTGTCGCGGATAGCCTTGCCGTGGCTTTCCACATAGACGCGTAGCTTCTTGCGGGCCTTCTTGGTGTCATATTCGGGGTCGCCCGCCACCGTTTTGGCGAGGCGGTAGTAACTCGCTACTGGGGTGTAATACTTCAGCACATCAAGGATGAAGCCCTCCTGAATTGCTTGCTTCATTGTGTAGCTGTGAAAGGGGCGATGTTTTACCTCGTCGCCCTCGGAATAGGGCACGCCGAAAATCTCCAGCGTCTTATTTTTGGGTGTGGCGGTGAAGGCGAAATAGCTGGCATTCGGCAGCAGCTTGCGCGATTCGATAATGCGGTTGATCTTGTCCTCGCTGGTTTCGTCTTCCTGCTCCGTGCTGCTTTCGGAGAGCGCCATGTTCATCGCCGCCGCCGTGCGTCCGCCCTGGCTGGAGTGCGCCTCGTCAATAATGATGGCAAATCTCCCGCCGCGATGCGCCTCGCCAATGTCGTCGAGCACGAAGGGAAAAGTTTGCACGGTGGAGATGATGATCTTTTTGCCGTCCTTGAGAAATTTTGCCAGTTGTTCTTTCTTGGAGCTGCCCGCGCCTGTCACCGTGCCGATGAGGCTGCTCACTTGGGCGAAGCCTTTGATCGTTCGGCGGATTTGTTGGTCAAGTAGGCGGCGGTCGGTAATAACGATGATTGAGTCGAAGACCTCCACCCCATCTTTGCGTAGCCCGACCAACTGGTGCGCCAGCCATGCGATGGAATTCGATTTGCCGCTGCCCGCTGAATGCTGGATCAGGTAACGCCTGCCCACGCCGTGTTCCTGTACATCTGCGCAGGTTTGCCGTACCACGTCGAGTTGATGGTAGCGCGGGAAAATCTGCACCTGTTTTTTCTTGCCGGTCTTCGAATTCACTTCCTCTACGATCTGGGCGTAGTTCTCCAAAATCTCCGTCAGTCGCGCTGGGGTGAGGATGCGCTTCCAGAGGTAATCGGTCTTGAGTCCGTCCGGGTTTGGCGGATTGCCTGCGCCATCGTTCCAGCCCTGATTGAAGGGCAGAAACCACGAATCCTGCGCCATCCCCTTCGTGCCTTTGAGCGCACTACACATTCGCACCTCGCTATCGTCCACCGCGAAATGCACCAGGCAACGGCCAAAGGAAAATAGTGTCTCGTGGGGGTCGCGGTCGCGTTTGTATTGCTCTACCGCATCTTCGACCGTTTGTTTGGTCAGGCTGTTTTTCAG is part of the Gammaproteobacteria bacterium genome and encodes:
- a CDS encoding hypothetical protein (Evidence 5 : Unknown function) produces the protein MHPATLLRRVLVGITNKPEVIALYDRMERNHHNGCTVFRDTRRGSVAGCVPTRSVGTM
- a CDS encoding hypothetical protein (Evidence 5 : Unknown function), which encodes MASSWERGRLARSCAVKVAALPGEYERLFRILRPPRGREFFLQDPGVSLRSTPG
- a CDS encoding type I restriction enzyme, R subunit, with amino-acid sequence MSKTDTSEKGLETLIMRHMTGTDGLASNAATFVAEAAPANGGSGWFAGTAAAYDREFAIDIEQLFTFLHTSQPKEYAKLGINDYHETKSMARQKFLARLQGEITRRGVIDVLRKGIKHEALSFDLFYGTPSAENAKAAARHATNRFSITRQLHYSREQTKRSLDLCAFINGLPLITFELKNSLTKQTVEDAVEQYKRDRDPHETLFSFGRCLVHFAVDDSEVRMCSALKGTKGMAQDSWFLPFNQGWNDGAGNPPNPDGLKTDYLWKRILTPARLTEILENYAQIVEEVNSKTGKKKQVQIFPRYHQLDVVRQTCADVQEHGVGRRYLIQHSAGSGKSNSIAWLAHQLVGLRKDGVEVFDSIIVITDRRLLDQQIRRTIKGFAQVSSLIGTVTGAGSSKKEQLAKFLKDGKKIIISTVQTFPFVLDDIGEAHRGGRFAIIIDEAHSSQGGRTAAAMNMALSESSTEQEDETSEDKINRIIESRKLLPNASYFAFTATPKNKTLEIFGVPYSEGDEVKHRPFHSYTMKQAIQEGFILDVLKYYTPVASYYRLAKTVAGDPEYDTKKARKKLRVYVESHGKAIRDKAEIMVDHFIEQVIGQHKIGGQARAMVVTGSIQRAIQYFFAFRAYLTEIKSPYQAIVAFSGEPEYNGEPVSEAKLNGFSSNDIPNRIQEDPYRFLICADKFQTGYDEPLLHTMYVDKMLSNIKAVQTLSRLNRAHPKKSDVFILDFQNDTETIEKSFADYYRTTILSSETDPNKLHTLKGELDQHQVYTPEQIDALVNIFLDGATRDKFEPILDTCVAVYMNDLDEDQQVDFKGKAKTFTRTYDFLATILPYGIPDWEKLSIFLNFLISKLPAPTEEDLAKGILDAIDMDSYRAEKKATMAIALPDANAEIEPVPTSSSGRKAEPELDKLSNIVKQFNDLYGGLFLDSRAVEKRILEVIPPQVADNLAYQNAKKNTPSTARIEHDKALKQVITAMFKDDAQLFKQFQDNDSFRNWLADMIFRITCEA